In one Oscillospiraceae bacterium genomic region, the following are encoded:
- a CDS encoding ABC transporter permease translates to MRKSGSRRRFLILSIAPASILFFIFMILPTLNVFRMSLFERGAYSPDETFVGFTNFTTLFKDSKFIQSMQNTILLIVVVTIVTFFFALVFAGILTREKIKGQNFFRVIFYIPNILSVVVIAGIFSAIYKPENGMLNSILSMVSGETVMILWKDQPMVIVSIIIAMVWQAIGYYMVMYMASMSAVSESLYESSSLDGAGRVKQFFQITLPLIWTNVRTTLTFFIISTINMAFLFVKAMVAKGMADVGLSFMYNQKDAGLYGYSMASGVVLFLFSFLLSALVNKVTKRDVLEI, encoded by the coding sequence GTGAGGAAAAGCGGCAGCCGCAGACGGTTTTTAATCCTGAGCATCGCGCCGGCCAGCATCCTGTTCTTCATCTTTATGATCCTGCCCACGCTCAACGTGTTCCGTATGTCCCTCTTTGAGCGGGGCGCCTACTCCCCCGATGAGACCTTCGTGGGCTTTACAAACTTCACCACCCTTTTTAAGGATTCCAAATTCATTCAGTCTATGCAAAATACCATTTTGCTCATCGTGGTGGTTACCATCGTCACCTTCTTCTTCGCGCTGGTGTTCGCGGGTATCCTCACACGGGAAAAGATTAAGGGCCAGAACTTTTTCCGCGTCATCTTCTATATTCCCAACATCCTCTCCGTGGTGGTCATCGCGGGCATCTTTTCCGCCATCTACAAGCCGGAGAACGGCATGCTCAACTCCATCCTCTCCATGGTCTCCGGAGAGACGGTGATGATCCTCTGGAAGGACCAGCCCATGGTCATCGTCAGCATTATCATCGCCATGGTCTGGCAGGCCATCGGGTACTACATGGTCATGTATATGGCCTCCATGTCCGCCGTCAGCGAGAGCCTGTACGAGAGTTCCTCCCTGGACGGCGCCGGGCGGGTCAAGCAGTTTTTCCAAATCACCCTCCCGCTCATCTGGACCAACGTTCGCACTACCCTCACCTTCTTCATCATCTCCACCATTAACATGGCATTCCTCTTCGTCAAAGCCATGGTGGCAAAGGGCATGGCCGACGTGGGTCTGAGTTTCATGTACAACCAGAAGGACGCGGGCCTGTACGGCTACTCCATGGCGTCCGGCGTGGTGCTGTTTCTGTTCTCCTTCCTCCTGTCCGCGCTGGTGAACAAAGTCACCAAGCGGGACGTGCTGGAAATCTAA
- the yurM_2 gene encoding ABC transporter permease produces the protein MKEHKKGMSADILYKIFIYVVLATLAILIIVPVAWVFLASIKDNSQFYGNPWVLPNGFHWENFVNAWNSANMGSYMLNSAIVTALALCILLVIALPCAYGLSRFHFKGRGLLNTCFMAGLFINVNYIVVPIFLMLKDGDAWLKNIGMNGFFLNNLFVLALVYASTALPFTVYLLSGYFATLPHDFEEAAYIDGAGYGRTMVSIIFPMAKPSIITIILFNFLSFWNEYIISMTLMSSSKGPKTLPVGLLNLMQTSQSKTDFGQLYAGLVLVMLPTLILYICVQKKLTQGMTVGGLKG, from the coding sequence TTGAAGGAACATAAAAAGGGCATGTCCGCCGATATTTTATACAAGATTTTTATTTACGTGGTCCTGGCAACCCTGGCCATTCTCATCATCGTCCCCGTGGCCTGGGTCTTCCTGGCCTCCATCAAGGACAACTCCCAGTTCTACGGCAACCCCTGGGTCCTGCCCAACGGCTTTCACTGGGAGAATTTCGTCAATGCGTGGAACAGCGCCAACATGGGCAGCTACATGCTCAACTCGGCCATTGTCACCGCACTGGCTCTGTGCATCCTGCTGGTCATCGCCCTGCCCTGCGCGTACGGCCTGAGCCGCTTCCACTTCAAGGGCCGGGGCCTGCTGAACACCTGCTTCATGGCAGGGCTGTTTATCAACGTCAATTACATCGTGGTTCCCATCTTCCTCATGCTCAAGGACGGCGACGCCTGGCTGAAAAACATCGGCATGAACGGCTTTTTCCTCAATAATCTCTTTGTCCTGGCGCTGGTGTACGCCTCCACCGCCCTGCCCTTCACGGTCTATCTCCTCTCAGGGTATTTCGCCACCCTTCCCCACGACTTTGAGGAGGCCGCCTACATCGACGGCGCCGGCTACGGCAGGACTATGGTCAGCATCATCTTCCCCATGGCCAAGCCCTCCATCATCACCATCATTCTGTTTAACTTCCTCTCCTTCTGGAACGAGTACATCATCTCCATGACCCTGATGAGTTCCTCCAAGGGACCCAAGACCCTGCCGGTGGGCCTTTTAAACCTGATGCAGACCAGCCAGTCCAAAACCGACTTCGGCCAGCTCTACGCGGGCCTGGTGCTTGTCATGCTGCCCACCCTCATCCTCTATATCTGCGTCCAGAAGAAGCTGACCCAGGGTATGACGGTCGGCGGACTGAAAGGCTAA
- the lnbP gene encoding 1,3-beta-galactosyl-N-acetylhexosamine phosphorylase, producing the protein MSEKNQVKGRVTIPTDVDVVPETLELLERWGADAIRDCDGTDYPEALKGADAKVYSTYYTTRKDNAWARANPDEVQQCYIMTGFHTAAEGPLSIPLMQGISPELMQVNTRDDIKRWWEVMDRTAGLPVPGEAWSYDGASGCVVLPEPAPFHEYTVSFLAYLIWDPVHMYNAVTNDWKDFEHQITFDVRQPKTRAYSMERLRRFIDEHPYVDVIRYTTFFHQFTLMFDELKREKYVDWYGYSASVSPYILERFEREVGYPFRPEYIIDQGYYNNQYREPSRQFKDFMAFQRREVAALAREMVEVTHEKGREAMMFLGDHWIGTEPFMDEFKTIGLDAVVGSVGNGSTLRLISDIPGVKYTEGRFLPYFFPDTFHEGGDPVREAKENWVTARRAILRKPIDRIGYGGYLKLACRFPEFISYVESVCSEFRELYGNIRGTTPYCVGTVAVLNCWGKMRSWGCHMVHHALYQKQNYSYAGVIEALSGAPFDVKFISFDDVKADPHVLDGVDVLINVGDGDTAHTGGAVWEDPEISSAVRGFIWNGGGFIGVGEPSGHQYQGHYLQLASALGVEKETGFTLNYDKYNWDEHPGHFILSDCTGPVDFGEGKKSIYALPGAEILVQRDREVQMAVNSYGRGRAVYLSGLPYSFENSRVLYRSILWSAGREDDLHRWFSSNCNVEVHAFVQNGKYCVVNNTYEPQSTTVYRGDGSSFALDLAANEIKWYEI; encoded by the coding sequence ATGAGCGAAAAGAATCAAGTGAAGGGACGGGTGACCATCCCCACCGACGTGGACGTGGTGCCCGAGACCCTGGAGCTGTTGGAGCGCTGGGGGGCGGACGCCATCCGGGACTGCGACGGCACCGACTACCCCGAGGCCCTCAAGGGCGCGGACGCCAAGGTGTACTCCACCTACTACACCACCCGCAAGGACAACGCCTGGGCCCGCGCCAACCCGGACGAGGTGCAGCAGTGCTACATCATGACGGGCTTTCACACCGCCGCCGAGGGCCCCCTCTCCATCCCGCTGATGCAGGGCATCAGCCCGGAGCTGATGCAGGTCAACACCCGGGACGACATTAAACGCTGGTGGGAGGTCATGGACCGCACCGCGGGCCTCCCCGTCCCCGGGGAGGCGTGGAGCTACGACGGGGCGTCCGGCTGCGTGGTGCTGCCCGAACCCGCCCCCTTCCACGAGTACACCGTCAGCTTCCTGGCCTACCTCATCTGGGACCCGGTGCACATGTACAACGCCGTCACCAACGACTGGAAGGATTTTGAGCACCAGATCACCTTCGACGTGCGCCAGCCCAAGACCCGCGCCTACTCCATGGAGCGCCTGAGGAGGTTCATCGACGAGCACCCCTACGTGGACGTGATCCGCTACACCACCTTCTTCCACCAGTTCACCCTGATGTTCGACGAGCTCAAGCGGGAGAAGTACGTGGACTGGTACGGCTACTCCGCCTCGGTCAGCCCCTACATCCTGGAGCGGTTTGAACGGGAGGTCGGCTACCCCTTCCGGCCCGAGTACATCATCGACCAGGGCTACTACAACAACCAGTACCGGGAGCCCAGCCGCCAGTTTAAGGACTTTATGGCCTTCCAGCGCCGGGAGGTGGCCGCCCTGGCCCGGGAGATGGTGGAAGTTACCCACGAGAAGGGCCGGGAGGCCATGATGTTCCTGGGCGACCACTGGATCGGCACCGAGCCCTTTATGGACGAGTTCAAGACCATCGGGCTGGACGCGGTGGTGGGCAGCGTGGGCAACGGCTCCACCCTGCGCCTCATCTCCGACATCCCCGGCGTGAAGTACACCGAGGGCCGCTTCCTGCCCTACTTCTTCCCCGACACCTTCCACGAGGGGGGCGACCCGGTGCGGGAGGCCAAGGAGAACTGGGTCACCGCCCGCCGGGCCATTCTGAGAAAGCCCATCGACCGCATCGGCTACGGCGGCTACCTGAAGCTGGCCTGCCGGTTCCCGGAGTTCATCTCCTACGTGGAGAGCGTGTGCAGCGAGTTCCGGGAGCTGTACGGGAACATCAGGGGCACCACCCCCTACTGCGTGGGCACGGTGGCCGTGCTCAACTGCTGGGGCAAAATGCGCTCCTGGGGCTGCCACATGGTGCACCACGCGCTCTACCAGAAGCAGAACTACTCCTACGCCGGGGTCATCGAGGCCCTGTCCGGCGCGCCCTTCGACGTGAAGTTCATCAGCTTTGACGACGTGAAGGCCGACCCCCATGTACTGGACGGGGTGGACGTGCTGATCAACGTGGGCGACGGCGACACCGCCCACACCGGCGGCGCGGTCTGGGAGGACCCGGAGATCTCCTCCGCCGTCCGGGGCTTTATCTGGAACGGCGGCGGCTTCATCGGCGTGGGCGAGCCCTCCGGCCACCAGTACCAGGGCCACTACCTCCAGCTCGCAAGCGCCCTGGGCGTGGAGAAGGAGACCGGCTTCACCCTCAATTACGACAAGTACAACTGGGACGAGCACCCCGGGCACTTCATCCTCTCCGACTGCACCGGCCCGGTGGACTTCGGCGAGGGCAAAAAGAGCATCTACGCCCTGCCCGGCGCGGAGATCCTGGTGCAGCGGGACAGGGAGGTGCAGATGGCGGTCAACTCCTACGGCAGGGGCCGAGCCGTGTACCTCTCCGGCCTGCCCTACTCCTTCGAGAACAGCCGGGTGCTCTACCGCTCCATCCTCTGGAGCGCCGGGCGGGAGGACGATCTGCACAGGTGGTTCTCCTCCAACTGCAACGTAGAGGTCCACGCCTTTGTCCAGAACGGCAAATACTGCGTGGTCAACAACACCTACGAGCCCCAGTCCACCACCGTCTACCGGGGGGACGGCTCCAGCTTCGCGCTGGATCTGGCCGCCAACGAGATCAAGTGGTACGAAATTTAA
- a CDS encoding DNA helicase — MLIADLHIHSKYSRATSRDCVPEQLDLWARRKGIGLVGTGDFTHPAWRAELAEKLAPAGEGVYALREELRLQDGTALDSEHTRFVVTGEISSIYKKDGKVRKVHSLILLPSLAAAENLSRRLEAIGNIHSDGRPILGLDCRDLLEITLEASPQAVFIPAHIWTPHFSLFGAFSGFDAIGDCFGDLTPHIHALETGLSSDPPMNWRLSALDGYHLVSNSDAHSPSKLGREANLLDIAPDYPSLAAALQTGKGLAGTIEFFPEEGKYHFDGHRNCHICLSPGEAEAVHGKCPVCGKRLTTGVLHRVEQLADRPEGYRRPDAVPFECLAPLPEVIAASAGGSASGVKTQARYEAMLAQLGSEFYILRQAPLEDVGRVAGPCVAEGLRRLRAGQVERRPGYDGEFGVIGLLDPAEREALNGQVSMFGAQARAQKKKAPRRAPSARKAEPRPAAQAGAISFNAGQRAAIEAAGRAVAVIAGPGTGKTGTLAERAAWLVRERGARPGQITAVTFTNKAAGELRARLAAALGRRAANCVHVGTFHALCLELLEKYGGGARLVGDYEALFLAGAVLKERGLKTPARRLLQEVSRRKSGQAPRSEELEGACAAYNGRLRALGALDYDDLLLEGLALWEAGGMKKAAGRFTHLLVDEFQDCNAVQYALVRAWAGAGESLFAIGDPDQSVYGFRGADPACFGRLGEDFPALETVRLTKNYRSTPEILSCALPIPGPGRVLEAVPPSGAAVRVLTAESPMAEAVFIAKEVNRMVGGVDMLDAADGRFQREEAPRGFSDVAVCYRTRRQADLVEHCLRREGIPCVVAGRDDFLSDPTVRGACCFFRLLLEPEDPLALGGCLRLLWSCPADLLDSVGAFWAAAPGGAAERAQAVAAQYAGVGVLRPWLELVEAFSPRTGEEPAGVLSDWAGQAGCAGSEALERLINTAVFHKTLAALLDTLALGQEGDLLRSAGRGYEAGAVRLTTFHAAKGLEFPVVFLCGVRRGVVPLEAEGVDAAEERRLLYVGMTRAREELIILTGPEPSPFLADLPEACVARGSAAPLRKPRPAEQLSLF, encoded by the coding sequence ATGCTCATTGCCGATTTACATATCCACTCCAAATACTCCCGGGCCACCAGCCGGGACTGCGTGCCCGAGCAGCTGGACCTGTGGGCCCGGCGCAAGGGCATCGGACTGGTGGGCACGGGGGACTTCACCCACCCGGCCTGGCGCGCCGAGCTGGCCGAAAAGCTGGCCCCCGCCGGGGAGGGGGTGTACGCCCTGCGGGAGGAGCTGCGCCTTCAGGACGGCACGGCCCTGGATTCGGAGCACACCCGCTTTGTCGTGACCGGAGAGATCAGCTCCATCTATAAAAAGGACGGTAAAGTGCGCAAGGTGCACAGCCTGATCCTCCTGCCCTCCCTGGCCGCGGCGGAGAACCTCTCCCGGCGGCTGGAGGCCATCGGCAACATCCACTCAGACGGGCGGCCCATCCTGGGCCTGGACTGCCGGGATCTGCTGGAAATCACTTTGGAGGCAAGCCCCCAGGCGGTCTTTATCCCCGCCCACATCTGGACGCCCCACTTCTCCCTCTTCGGGGCCTTCTCCGGCTTTGACGCCATCGGGGACTGCTTTGGGGATCTCACCCCCCACATCCACGCCCTGGAAACCGGGCTGTCCTCCGACCCGCCCATGAACTGGCGGCTCTCCGCCCTGGACGGGTACCACCTGGTGTCCAACTCGGACGCCCATTCCCCGTCCAAGCTGGGCCGGGAGGCCAACCTCCTGGACATCGCGCCCGACTACCCCTCCCTGGCCGCCGCCCTTCAGACGGGGAAGGGCCTGGCGGGCACCATCGAGTTCTTCCCGGAGGAGGGCAAGTACCATTTCGACGGCCACCGCAACTGCCATATTTGCCTCTCCCCCGGGGAGGCGGAGGCGGTGCACGGCAAATGCCCGGTGTGCGGCAAGCGCCTGACCACCGGGGTGCTCCACCGGGTGGAGCAGCTCGCCGACCGGCCCGAGGGCTACCGCAGGCCGGACGCCGTGCCCTTCGAGTGCCTGGCGCCGCTGCCCGAGGTCATCGCCGCCTCGGCGGGCGGCTCCGCGTCCGGGGTGAAGACCCAGGCCCGGTACGAGGCCATGCTGGCACAGCTGGGCAGCGAGTTTTACATCCTGCGCCAGGCCCCGCTGGAGGACGTGGGGCGGGTGGCCGGGCCCTGCGTGGCCGAGGGCCTGCGCCGCCTGCGGGCGGGGCAGGTGGAGCGCCGGCCGGGGTACGACGGGGAATTCGGGGTCATCGGCCTGCTGGACCCCGCCGAGCGGGAGGCCCTGAACGGGCAGGTGTCCATGTTCGGCGCCCAGGCGCGGGCGCAGAAAAAGAAAGCCCCCCGCCGCGCCCCCTCCGCCCGGAAGGCGGAGCCGCGGCCCGCGGCGCAGGCGGGGGCGATCTCCTTCAACGCTGGACAGCGCGCCGCCATTGAGGCGGCGGGCCGGGCCGTGGCGGTCATCGCCGGGCCGGGCACGGGCAAGACGGGCACCCTGGCCGAACGCGCCGCCTGGCTGGTGCGGGAGCGGGGGGCCAGGCCGGGGCAGATTACGGCGGTCACCTTTACCAACAAGGCCGCCGGGGAGCTGCGCGCCCGGCTGGCCGCGGCGCTGGGCAGGCGGGCGGCGAACTGCGTCCACGTGGGCACCTTCCACGCCCTGTGCCTGGAGCTGCTGGAGAAATACGGCGGCGGGGCTCGCCTGGTCGGGGACTACGAGGCTCTGTTTTTGGCGGGGGCGGTGCTCAAGGAGCGCGGATTGAAAACCCCGGCCCGGCGGCTGCTCCAGGAGGTCTCCCGCCGCAAGAGCGGCCAGGCCCCCCGGTCGGAGGAGCTGGAGGGGGCCTGCGCGGCCTACAACGGGCGCCTGCGGGCGCTGGGGGCGCTGGACTACGACGACCTGCTGCTGGAGGGCCTCGCCCTGTGGGAGGCCGGGGGCATGAAAAAGGCGGCGGGGCGCTTCACCCACCTGCTGGTGGACGAGTTCCAGGACTGCAACGCGGTGCAGTACGCCCTGGTGCGCGCCTGGGCCGGGGCGGGGGAGAGCCTGTTCGCCATCGGCGACCCGGACCAGTCCGTCTACGGCTTCCGGGGGGCGGACCCGGCCTGCTTCGGCCGCCTGGGGGAGGATTTCCCGGCGCTGGAGACCGTCCGCCTGACGAAAAACTACCGCTCCACGCCGGAAATTCTCTCCTGCGCCCTGCCCATCCCCGGCCCCGGCCGGGTGCTGGAGGCGGTGCCGCCCTCCGGGGCCGCGGTGCGGGTGCTCACCGCCGAGAGCCCCATGGCCGAGGCCGTCTTTATCGCCAAAGAGGTGAACCGCATGGTGGGCGGCGTGGATATGCTGGACGCGGCGGACGGCCGCTTCCAGCGGGAGGAGGCCCCCCGGGGCTTCTCCGACGTGGCGGTGTGCTACCGCACGAGAAGGCAGGCCGATCTGGTGGAGCACTGCCTGCGGCGGGAGGGCATCCCCTGCGTGGTGGCCGGGCGGGACGACTTCCTCTCCGACCCCACGGTGCGGGGGGCCTGCTGCTTCTTCCGCCTGCTGCTGGAGCCGGAGGACCCGCTGGCCCTGGGCGGCTGCCTGCGGCTGCTGTGGAGCTGCCCGGCGGATCTGCTGGATAGCGTGGGGGCCTTCTGGGCGGCGGCCCCCGGCGGCGCGGCGGAGCGGGCGCAGGCCGTGGCCGCGCAGTACGCCGGGGTGGGGGTGCTGCGGCCCTGGCTGGAGCTGGTGGAGGCCTTTTCCCCCCGGACGGGTGAGGAGCCCGCGGGCGTGCTGTCGGACTGGGCCGGGCAGGCGGGCTGCGCCGGGTCGGAGGCGCTGGAGCGGCTAATTAACACCGCCGTGTTCCACAAGACCCTGGCCGCGCTGCTGGACACCCTGGCCCTGGGGCAGGAGGGGGATCTCCTGCGCAGCGCGGGCCGGGGATACGAGGCCGGGGCGGTGCGCCTGACCACCTTCCACGCGGCCAAGGGCCTGGAGTTCCCTGTGGTCTTCCTGTGCGGGGTGCGCAGGGGCGTGGTGCCCCTGGAGGCCGAGGGGGTGGACGCCGCCGAGGAGCGGCGGCTGCTGTACGTGGGCATGACCCGGGCCAGGGAGGAGCTCATCATCCTCACCGGGCCGGAGCCGTCCCCCTTCCTGGCGGATTTGCCGGAGGCGTGCGTGGCGCGGGGCAGCGCCGCGCCGCTGCGTAAGCCCCGCCCGGCGGAGCAGCTGAGCTTGTTTTAG
- the ABC-NBD gene encoding ABC transporter ATP-binding protein, with the protein MAVLLEAKGLSRWYGEKQALNGCSFTLEPGVIAGVLGPNGAGKSTLLKLLAGVLRPDAGEVLLSGAPVRRRDRPRIAYMADHTLFAPDMKTGRAMDYYAHLFPNFDRRRAEEICCPMDARIGELSKGEAEQFDLSLLLGRDAQVYLLDEPLGGVDPVARAAILRRVMERVDGRRSVVMATHLVHDIEPVLDEVLFLNAGKVIAQGSAEGLREKFGHSVEEHYMAVYGGGERG; encoded by the coding sequence ATGGCTGTGCTGCTGGAGGCAAAGGGACTGAGCAGATGGTACGGGGAGAAGCAGGCCCTGAACGGCTGCTCCTTCACCCTGGAGCCGGGGGTCATCGCCGGGGTGCTGGGCCCCAACGGGGCGGGGAAGAGCACGCTGCTGAAGCTCCTGGCTGGCGTGCTCCGGCCCGACGCGGGGGAGGTGCTGCTCTCCGGCGCGCCCGTCCGGCGCAGGGACCGCCCCCGCATCGCCTATATGGCGGACCACACCCTCTTCGCGCCCGACATGAAGACCGGGCGGGCGATGGACTACTACGCCCACCTCTTCCCAAACTTCGACCGCCGCCGGGCGGAGGAGATCTGCTGCCCCATGGACGCGCGGATTGGGGAGCTATCCAAGGGGGAGGCGGAGCAGTTCGACCTGTCCCTGCTGCTGGGGCGGGACGCGCAGGTGTATTTGCTGGACGAGCCGCTGGGGGGCGTGGATCCGGTGGCCCGGGCGGCCATCCTGCGCCGGGTCATGGAGCGGGTGGACGGGCGCCGCTCGGTGGTCATGGCCACCCACCTGGTCCACGACATCGAGCCGGTATTGGACGAGGTGCTCTTCCTGAACGCGGGCAAGGTCATCGCCCAGGGGTCCGCGGAGGGCCTGCGGGAGAAGTTCGGCCACTCGGTGGAGGAGCACTACATGGCCGTCTACGGGGGAGGGGAGCGCGGATGA
- a CDS encoding GntR family transcriptional regulator — protein sequence MRFSASAPIYLQVMDDIKNKIVSGALPAGARLDSVRLLAAEYGINLNTMQRACSELEREGVVETRRGIGSFVTGDGARIAALREEKARELARAYLEGMAGLGFPRAEALERLKEES from the coding sequence ATGCGGTTTTCAGCCAGCGCGCCCATCTACCTGCAGGTGATGGACGATATAAAAAACAAGATTGTCTCGGGCGCGCTCCCCGCCGGGGCGCGGCTGGATTCGGTGCGTCTTCTTGCGGCGGAGTACGGCATTAACCTGAACACCATGCAGCGCGCCTGCTCCGAGCTGGAGCGGGAGGGCGTGGTGGAGACACGGCGAGGGATCGGCAGCTTCGTCACCGGGGACGGGGCGCGTATCGCCGCGCTGCGGGAGGAAAAGGCGCGGGAGCTGGCGCGGGCCTATCTGGAGGGCATGGCCGGGCTGGGCTTTCCGCGGGCGGAGGCGCTGGAGCGCCTGAAGGAGGAATCGTAA